ATATAGTTTATGTGGTTGGATAAATTGTTTTTTAGATATGAAGAAGATATACGCACAAATCACTGTTTCTGGAATAGAAGTGGAAAGTATTCATAGTATATTTGGAAATTATAACAATTTATTTATTGGAGAAATAGTATCATTTTTTAAACACCCTATTGATTCATGTATGTATATTGTACAAGTGGATATTAAAACAAAGTACATTCATGTTATATGTCGAAGTAGTCATATTAAAAAAAATATGAAAGTTATTGTTGGAATCATAGGTTCAACATTATCCAATGGTACGGTTATAAAACCCTTTAGTACAAATTATATAGTTTCGGAAGGATTAATATTGCGATTTAAAGATTTGAATATATTTACTAATAAGAATCATATTATATATTTACCACATTCCGCTCCATTAGGTATAGAATTTAAAGATTATTTATTTTATAAAGATAAAATTATTAAAATCAATAATCTACCTAATAGAATGGATTTATTAGGATCTTTTGGAGTAGCTAGAGAAATATGTATTTTAAATCACCTTCCATTACCTAAAACATTAAATATTTCTTATGCATTGTTAAATGATAATCATTGTAAAGTAAAAATAGATGATATAATATTTCGTTATTCTTATAGAATTATTCAAGGGATAAATTTGAAAATTGTTACACCGATATGGATGAAAGAAAAACTTCGAAGATGTTCTATTAAATCTGTTAATATTGTTGTAGATATTATTAATTATGTTTTTTTAGAATTAGGTCATTCTTTATATGTATATAGTTTTTTAAATAATTTACATAATATTTATGTACGATATGCTAAAAAAAATGAATCTATTTATTTAAATAATAATAGGAATATTGTATTAAATAGTAAAAATTTAGTTCTTTCCACTAAAGTTAATATTATTTCCTTATTAGGTAATATAAATTTTAATGATTTTCCTATTAATTTAAATAATACAAATTTATTTATTGGATCAATATTCATTGACCCAAAATTATTAATTCGTTCTATTTATCAATTAAAATTAAATAATGATGATGTAGTTTATAATGAATATTATGTTGATCCTATTTTACAAGAGCAAGCTGTAGAGTATGCTACAAATTTATTTTTAAATATCTGTGGAGGTTGTGTTTCTCCTATTTTAAATTATTCTTCATTAAAATTTCATTTTTATATTAATAAAAGAATAAAGTTGTATCTTAATCATATAAATAAGTTAATAGGTTATAGAATTGACACGATTATTATATATAATTTGCTTCAGCAGATGAAATATATCATATACATGCATGATAAATTTTGGTATGTAATACCTCCTTTGTGGAGATTAGATATTTGTATAGAAGAGGATGTTATTTCTGATATTATGAAGGTATATAATTTTAATTCTGTTGTAATTGCTCCATTGCATGTAAATAATACAACTGTTCAAAATTATACTCAAGATTATGCTTTAAAAAGAGTGAAATATTTGTTAATTGATAAAGGATACCATGAAGTTATCAACTATAGTTTTATTAATCCAAAAATACAAAAATGTATGCAACCAAATAAAAAATCTCTTTCTTTAATAAACCCTATGTCTATAGAAATGTCTTGTATGCGTAATTCTTTATGGGTTGGTTTAATTAAAAATTTATTATATCATCAAAATAGACAATATGATGAGGTAAAATTTTTTGAGAGTGGTGTATGTTTTATTCCTAATCAAGAAAGTAGAATGGGAGTAGATCAAAATATATTTTTATCTGGTATAATTGGTATTAATGGTGATAAAAAATCTTTATATACGTATGATGATAAGTTTGACTTTTATAATTTAAAAGGGGATATAGAATCTATATTTAATGTAATAGGGTGTTTAGAAAGAATTAAATTTAAAAAATCTATTATTCCTGCTTTGCATCCTAAAGATAGTACTACTATATTACTTGATGATGCGGTTATTGGTTTTTTAGGTTCTTTAAATCCTGTTTTAGTAGATAAATTTAATATAAATTATTCTGTTTTTTTATTTGAGATTTTTTGGTTTAAAATATTTTATTCTAACGTACAGTTTATTAAAAATGTTTCAGAATTTCCATATAGTAAAAGAGATATTTCTATTATACTTGCTGAAAATATTTTAGTGAATGATGTTGTTATATTTTGTAAAAAATATTTTTTTGATAAAATAGTAGATATTAAAATTTTTGATATATATCAAGGGGATTCTATACCGAATAAAAAAAAAAGTATATCATTACAATTTATATTTCAGGATTTATTATATACTTTACATGATAAAGAGATTGATTATATGTTAAAATGTTATCTTATATATCTAAGAAATGAGTTTTCTATTTTTATGAGAAATTAATTGATTCGGAAAATTTTTATATTTTTATAGATTGAATAATTTTTATATTAGTAAATTTATTTATTTATTTTTATAAAAATATTTTTTATATATTTTATTATATATCATTAAATTTATTACCATATGGTTTGTATTTTATATTACTTAATAAAATTTGATTATTTTGTATTTTAAATTGTATGAAGTAATATTTTAATTTTATTTTATATATTTTAATTTGCAAAAAATTTTTATGATACATGTATTATAATTTAATTGGTCTTATTTTTTTATATAAATATTAATTGTATGTGAATAATTTTTTGTACTTTATAGTATTTTATAATATAAAAAATTTTATTTTGTTAAATTGATAATTTGGTGAAATGAGTAATTTTTTTAAAAAAATTTTTAATGATTAATAATAATGTAACGCGATTAATTTTTAATTCTGGATGAGAATATTGAATAGAAATATTATTTAAAAAATAATTTATTGAATTATAGAATTGAAATAAGGTTTTTAATGCTTGATGATATTTTTTTTTATGAATCATAATATTTAATATATTGTCAGTATATTTTGTTTTTATAAAAATTATTTTTTCTTTTTTATTTTTTATAAGTGAATAATTAATTTTATAATTTTTATTATCATTCATGTTCATTATTTTGAATAAATTAGAAATTCTTTTATATATAATAATTAAATTATTTAATTTTTTTGTATTATGGTATTGAAATAATAATTTAATTATTGTATCTATTGTAACTAGATTATATTTATGTACAGATAATACAGATTCAATGATATTAAAATGATATTTTTTTCTATACCATCTTTTTAGTCTTGTAATAATAAATGTTATAATTTGATGAATTGGGTTGTATATTAAACTATTGATATTATATATATCAATTGTTTTTTTTATTAAAGAATATAAGTTAATATTAATTTTTTTTTCTAAAATAATTTGTATAATATTTAATGCAATTCTTCTTAAATAAAATGGATCTTTATTATTTTTAGGTATTTGATTAATTAAAAAAAATCCTACTATAGTATCTATTTTATCTGTAAGGGATAGCGTATAACTAATTACATTATTTGATATATCCTTGTTAGAATTTGTAGGTTGATATTGTTCTTTTATAGATATTGCAATTGTATGTTGTTCATTGCTATTTTTTGCATAATACATTCCAGCAATTCCTTGTAATTCAGGATATTCATATACAATAGATGTTTTCAGATCACATTTGGATAAAAATGCTGCTCTAGTACTATTTTTTAAGTTTGCTTTTGTATATTGTGTAATATATTGTATTAAATGAATTAATCTTTTTGTTTTATGAAACATACTACCTAATGCTTCTTGGAATATTATTTTTTTTAATAATATAAAATATGATTTTAATGGTATATATTGATCATTTTTTAGAAAAAAAACTGTATCTGATAATTTTGCTTGTAAAACTATTTGATTACCTTGAATAATTTTTTCTGATTTTTTAGAAGGGAGATTAGATATAATTATGAAATGATTGGTTATTTGATTATTTTTTTTATATATGATTAAATATTTTTGAATTTTTTCTAATATATGTATTAAAATATATTTTGGTATATTTAAGAATTTTTTTTTAAATTTTCCATGTAAAACATTTGGCCATTCTACCAAACATGTTATTTCTTTTAATAGATATGTATTATTTTTTATTTTCCCTCCTATTGTTTGAGAAATTTTTGTTGATTTATATTGAATTATTTTTTTTCTAATATAGTAATTTGCTATTACTTTTCCTTTTTTATATAGTATATTTTCATATTCTTTTGCATGGTATATTTGTATTTTTTTCGGAATGGTAGCAATATTACCTTGTAAATATTTTTTTGTAGATATTCCCATTTTATCAAATATAATATATTGATTATCTAGTAATATTAGAATATTTCTAATTGGTCTAATAAATTTTATATCATATTCATTCCATTGTATAGATTTGATAATTGATATATTTTTGATTGATTGTATTATAATTTTCGGTATAATACATTTTATTTTTTTTTTTTTTTTATATTGCTTATATGACAACCAAGCACCTTGTACGGTTTGTAGGACTTTTGTATCTGTGATATGAATATGAAATTTTTTTAACCATTTTAATGCTGCATCGGTTAATAATCCTTCTTTATTAAATGCGTTTTTTATTGAAGGACCTCGTTGATTAATGTGTTGGATAGTATTTGTTGTATGAATTTTTTGAATTTGTAAAGCAATTCTTCTTGGAGTATCAAATAATTTTATGCTATTAAATTGAATATTATGTTTATATAAGTTGGATGCAATATTATTGTAAAAATTTTTTGCAATATTTCGAATGTATTTTGGTGGCATTTCTTCAGTATTAATTTCTATAAGTAGATAATTATATTTCATATTTTATTTCGTAACCTGTATATTTATTTAAATCTTTTTTTATTCTTTTAATAAAAAATAATATTTAGCTATTTTAATTGATATAGATCTGATTTGTAAAATATATTTTTGTCTTTCTGTATTAGATATGATTTGTCGAGCATCTAATAAATTAAAGTTATGTATTGAGTATAAAATATGTTCGTATGCTGGTATTATTAATGGTGGTTTATATTGTAACAGTCTTTTAGATTCTTTTAAGTGTTGATTAAATAATTTTATTAATAATTTAATATTAGAGTATTGAAAATTATATATTGATTGTTCTAATTCATTTTTTTGGAATAATTCTTGATATGTTATTTGAGAATTATTATTTTTATCCCATATAATATCATATACATTGTTAATATTTTGAATATGTATAGCTAATCTTTCTAACCCATAGGTAATTTCTACTGTACTAGGATTACATGTTATTGCTCCTATTTTTTGAAAGTATGTAAATTGTGTAATTTCCATTCCATTTAGCCATACTTCCCACCCTATACCCCATGCACCTAGTGTTGTATTTTCCCAATTATCTTCAACAAATCTAATATCATTTGATTTATAGTTTATATTTATTTTTTTTAAAGATTGTAAATATAAGTATTGAATATTTTTAGGCGCAGGTTTTAATATGACTTGAAATTGATAATATTGTTGCAATCTATTAGGGTTTTTTCCATATCTACCATCTGTTGGTCTTCTAGTATGTTGTAAATATGCTATATTAATTGGATTTTTTTCTATAGCTTTCAAGAAAGTGCAATAATGAAATGTACCAGCTCCAACTGGAAGATCGATAGGTTGTACAATAATACAACCATAATTTGACCAAAATTTTTTTAGTTTTTTTATTATTTCACAGCATGTGTATTTTTTTTTATTCATATTTTATTTTATTATATTTTTTATTACAATTTTGATGTTTATAATAATATTTAATATTTTTTTATTGATTAATATATTTAAAATATTTTATAAAAAATATATATTATAATTATAATATTGATATATTACATTATAAGATAAATTATTTTTTAGGTTTATTATCTTTATTATTTAAACAGGATGCATTATGTTAGTAATACACGGATTAATTCGTTTAAATATTGGTACGAGTTCTAGTAGACAATTAAGAAAAAGAAATAATAAAATACCTAGTGTTGTATATGGAAAAGATCAACAAACAATATATTTTTCATTAGATCATGATATTATTTTTAATATGCAAAAAAAACCTCAATTTTATACTGATAGTATGATGTTAAGAATTGATTCGAATAAATATTTAGTTTGTGTTAAAGAAGTACAGAAACATTGTTTTAAACCTAAATTATTACATATTGATTTTTTATATAAATAGATATATTGATACATTTATTATATTTTATATTTATAATATCATTTTTTATTATATAAAATTATTTTTATTTTTTTTTTTTTGTATATTAATATATTTTATATAAATTAATTTTAAGAATATGTAAATATAAAATATAATATCTTATTTAAAGGACTTTATTTTTGTTTATTTTTGAATATTTTCCATATTATAAATATTATTATACTGATTATACATATGATTGGTAAAATAATGATTTTTAATATATATTTTTTTGAATCAAAATAATTACTTTGAAGAAGTGTGCTTGTTAGTATACCGGGTGAAAAATATAATATAGGCCATATTATACATCCAATGACACTAGGTGTGATAAAATATTTTATAGGTATATTTAACATTCCTGATATCATAGGAATTAAAGGTCTAGTTGGTCCTATAAATTTCCCTATTAATATGGTAATAATACTATATTTAATTAATGTATTTTTTGTTTTATTAAATAATTTTATATTTCTTTTTAGTATATTTATATGGTATATTTTTTTTTTAAATTTCCAACCAATATAATAAGATACATAATCACTAATTAAACACCCAATACTTGCTGTTATCCATGCTTGATATAATGGAATTTTACCATTTCCAATTAAAGCTCCTAAAGCTGTCATAATAATAATACTGGGTAATAAAAAACCAATTAATGCTAAAGACTCAAAAAATGTTATTAATGCAATAATTATTAATGGGTGTTTAGTAGATTCTGTAATCAAGTATGTCAAACAAGATTTCATAATTTTTTTTTTTGAAATAATATATTAATAATTTTGTAATATTATTTTATTTTTTATATTCATTTTTTATTAAAAATTAAATGATATGTTAAAAGATATAATATTGTGTATTTTATAAAAAGATACATTACATCAATGTGAATATAATTTAAAAATATGCATACATTAGTATATAAAAAATTGTATTATAATAAAAAATTCGGACAGAATTTTTTAAAAGATAAAAAGATAGTTAAGAAAATAATTAATTTTATTAACCCATCTTGTTTAGATATTTTAGTAGAAATTGGTCCTGGTCTAGGTGCTTTGACTGAACCTATTTGTCGTATTGTAGATAATTTAGTATTAGTAGAAATAGATAAAAATGTATTGTATTTTTTGGAAAAAGAAAAATATTTTCATAAATTATTGATATTTAATCAAGATGTGATGAGTTTTAATTTTGAAAAATTATCAATAATAAAAAAAAGTATGTTACGTATTTTTGGTAATTTACCATATAATATTTCTGTAAAATTAATTTTGTATTTAATTAAATTTAGTAATTATATTATTGATATGAATTTTATGGTACAAAAAGAAGTAGCTAATCGTTTCATTGCACAACCTGGGAGTAAGATGTATGGCAGATTAAGTATTATTATGCAGTGTTATTACGATATTAAGTTAGGTTTTGATGTTGGAGCAAATGCTTTTTCCCCTACACCAAAAGTACAATCTACTTTTTTGCAATTAATTCCTAAAAAAATACCATTATATCCTTATAATAAAATTAATTTTTTGAAAGAAATAACTTTTCTATCTTTTACAAACAGAAGAAAGATTTTAAAAAATAGTTTACTGCATATTGTAAATAAAAAAATTTTTTTAAATTTAGGAATTGATATATATTTAAGACCAGAAGATTTATCAGTTATTCAATATTGTCATATTGCTCATATTTTTTATTTATATAAAAATAAATGTTAGTATGACACAATTGTATGTATTATTTTTTTATTTCAATACAATATTTATCATATAACTATTAATATATTTATATTAATGTGTATTTTAATATTGTATTTGAAATATTTTATCTTATCTATTTATATTTATTTTATTACTATATATGATAATTTATAAAGTTTTATTATAGTACATTTTTTATATATTTTATTATTTAAAATTATTTGTAATTTTTATATCTGAATTATATATCATATGATATATAGCATATATTAAAAATTATTTTTAATACAATGAATTTTTCAATATTTTTATTATAAGCATATTGAATTTTTTAAAATTTTATTAATTTTAAATTATAAGATTAATTTTTATTCAGACTATCTAATATATTCACAATAATTAGTTTATGAATTTTTTATATATATTATTATACAGTATTGTGAAATATTAAAATTGGTATATTTAAAAATTTTATAGGTGGTAGTAAATTAATAAGATAAAAATGAATATGATTTTTATATTGCACGATAAAGATAAAATACATTATTTAATGTTTGATACTTTATATAAATTTTGTAATTTAATTGGATTATGATAAGGGTTAATTGTGATTGACATAATTGTTGCAAAAGAAGCTCTAATTGTAGTATTGTAATAAATTTTATTTTCTAAAGCTAATCTTCGAATTAGTTTTGTATTTTTAATTGTATGATTAGGAGTAGTAGTATCAATAATGTAAGAATATTTTTTATTTTTTATATTTTTTTGAATATTTGTTATATTTGTTTTTTTGGTATTCGTTTCATTATTTTTATTATACATTGTAAAAAATGTACTTATTTGTTTTGTAATATCTACTCTAAATCCTAATTGTATCAATATACAAGATATATTAATTATATGTTGGTAATTTATATTATTTATGGATAATAATGCATATTTTTTATTTTGTATATTTTTTTGTGAATGTAATATAGCTTTTGCAAATGCTTGATAAAATGTTTTACCTATACCCATTACTTCTCCAGTAGATCTCATTTCTGGACCTAGGATAGGATCGATTCCAGGAAATTTATTAAAAGGTAATATAGATTCTTTGACAAAGTAATGTGATAAATTTATTTTTTTATCATATCCTTGTTTTCTAAGTGTTTTTCCTGTTATTACTTTTGCTGCAATTTTAGATATTGGTATCCCTGTGGATTTAGAGATGAAAGGTATAGTACGAGAAGCTCTTGGATTAGCTTCTATAATATATATTTTATTATTTTTAATAGCTAACTGTACATTTAATAAACCTAGAATTGATAATTCTAAAGTCAGTTTAATCATTTGTTTTTCTATTTTATTTTGTATTTTTTTGGATAATGTATATGGTGGTAATGCACAAGCAGAGTCACCAGAATGAATTCCAGCTTGTTCTATGTGTTCCATAATACCTCCCAAAAATACTTTTTCTCCATCACAAATGATATCTACATCTATTTCTGTAGCGTTTTCCAAATATTGATCTAGTAATATTGGTATTTTTTGAGATGGTGCAAGTATAGTGTGAAAATATTTTCTTAATTGTTTTTGATTGTATACTATTTGCATAAATCGTCCTCCTAAAACATAGGAAGGGCGTACTATTATAGGATATTTTATTATTTCAGCATATATTATTCCTTCTTCAATGCTATGAATAGTATAATTTTCAGGTTGTTTTAATTTTATTTTTTTTACTATTTTTTGAAATTCGTTACGATCTTCTGTTTTATTAATTGATTGATAATTAGTTCCTATAATTGGTATATTAAACTTTTTAAAATTTTTAGATAATTTTAATGGAGTTTGGCCTCCAAATTGTATTATTATTCCTTTTGGTTTTTCTTTTCTATAAATTTCTAATATGTTTTCTAAATTAATTGGTTCAAAGTACAATCTGCTGGATATATCATAATCTGTAGATACAGTTTCTGGATTACTATTAATCATGATTGTTTCATAATTTTCATGTTGTAGTGCTTGTGCAGCGTGTACACAACAATAATCAAATTCTATTCCTTGTCCAATTCTATTTGGACCACTACCTAAGATAATGATTTTTTTTTTGTTTATCGTTGGATTTGCTTCGCATTGTTCTTCCCAAGTTGAATACATATATGCTGTATTAGTATTGAATTCAGCAGAACAGGAGTCGATTCTTTTAAATACAGGATGCAGACATATATTATAACGAATAGTTCTAATTTCTTCTTCTGATACATTCATTAATTGTGATATTCTAAAATCAGAAAATCCTTTACTTTTTATTTTTTTTAAATATTTATAAGTTAAATCATAAATTTTTTTATTTTTAATATTATTTTCTATTTTAATTAAATTAAATATTTGTTTTAAAAACCATTTATCAATAAAAGTTAATTGATAAATTTCTAATATTGATAAACCGAATCGAAAAGCATCGGCTATGTACCATAATCTATTAGATCCAGGATTTTTTAATTCATACTTAATTTTTTTAATAGTATCAATATAGTATGTGTTGATTATACTATTAAATCCATGAGATTGTGTTTCTAATCCTATAATTGCTTTATGTAGAGATTCTTGAAATGTTTTTCCGATCGCCATGACTTCACCAACAGATTTCATTTGTGTCGTTAGTCGATCATTGCATTGGGTGAATTTTTCAAAATTAAATTTTGGGATTTTAGTTACTACGTAGTCAATAGTAGGTTCAAAAGAAATAGGAATTTTACCGTTAGTAATATCATTTTTTAATTCATCTAATGTATAACCAATAGCTAATTTAGCTGCTACTTTTGCAATTGGAAATCCTGTTGCTTTAGAAGCAAGAGCTGAAGATCGAGATACTCTTGGATTCATTTCTATTACTACCATTTTGCCATTTTTGGGATTAATAGCAAATTGTACATTTGCACCCCCTGTTTCTACTCCTATTTCTTTTAAAATTTTAATTGATGCATTGCGCATCATTTGATATTCTTTATCTGTTAATGTTTGCGATGGAGCAACTGTGATTGAATCTCCTGTATGTATACCCATTGGGTCAAAATTTTCAATACTGCAAACTATAATACAGTTGTTATTGCAATCACGTACAACTTCCATTTCATATTCTTTCCAACCTATTAGAGATTCATCAATTAATAGTTCTTTTATAGGTGATAAATTTAATCCTTTTTTACATATTTTTGTAAATTCTTTTTTATTATATGCAATTCCTCCCCCAGTTCCTCCCATGGTAAATGATGGTCTAATGATACAAGGGAATCCTAGTTTTTTGACTACACGTAAAGCATCTTTAATATTATTGACGATTTTACAATTTGCAGTTTGTAATCCTATTTGTTTCATTGATTGCTGGAATAGATTTCGATCTTCTGATTTTTTAATTGCTTTAATATTTGCTCCTATAATTTTTATGTTAAAAT
The sequence above is drawn from the Buchnera aphidicola (Pterocallis alni) genome and encodes:
- a CDS encoding glycine--tRNA ligase subunit alpha, whose protein sequence is MNKKKYTCCEIIKKLKKFWSNYGCIIVQPIDLPVGAGTFHYCTFLKAIEKNPINIAYLQHTRRPTDGRYGKNPNRLQQYYQFQVILKPAPKNIQYLYLQSLKKININYKSNDIRFVEDNWENTTLGAWGIGWEVWLNGMEITQFTYFQKIGAITCNPSTVEITYGLERLAIHIQNINNVYDIIWDKNNNSQITYQELFQKNELEQSIYNFQYSNIKLLIKLFNQHLKESKRLLQYKPPLIIPAYEHILYSIHNFNLLDARQIISNTERQKYILQIRSISIKIAKYYFLLKE
- a CDS encoding DedA family protein, producing the protein MKSCLTYLITESTKHPLIIIALITFFESLALIGFLLPSIIIMTALGALIGNGKIPLYQAWITASIGCLISDYVSYYIGWKFKKKIYHINILKRNIKLFNKTKNTLIKYSIITILIGKFIGPTRPLIPMISGMLNIPIKYFITPSVIGCIIWPILYFSPGILTSTLLQSNYFDSKKYILKIIILPIICIISIIIFIIWKIFKNKQK
- the rsmA gene encoding 16S rRNA (adenine(1518)-N(6)/adenine(1519)-N(6))-dimethyltransferase RsmA, producing the protein MHTLVYKKLYYNKKFGQNFLKDKKIVKKIINFINPSCLDILVEIGPGLGALTEPICRIVDNLVLVEIDKNVLYFLEKEKYFHKLLIFNQDVMSFNFEKLSIIKKSMLRIFGNLPYNISVKLILYLIKFSNYIIDMNFMVQKEVANRFIAQPGSKMYGRLSIIMQCYYDIKLGFDVGANAFSPTPKVQSTFLQLIPKKIPLYPYNKINFLKEITFLSFTNRRKILKNSLLHIVNKKIFLNLGIDIYLRPEDLSVIQYCHIAHIFYLYKNKC
- the glyS gene encoding glycine--tRNA ligase subunit beta; protein product: MKYNYLLIEINTEEMPPKYIRNIAKNFYNNIASNLYKHNIQFNSIKLFDTPRRIALQIQKIHTTNTIQHINQRGPSIKNAFNKEGLLTDAALKWLKKFHIHITDTKVLQTVQGAWLSYKQYKKKKKIKCIIPKIIIQSIKNISIIKSIQWNEYDIKFIRPIRNILILLDNQYIIFDKMGISTKKYLQGNIATIPKKIQIYHAKEYENILYKKGKVIANYYIRKKIIQYKSTKISQTIGGKIKNNTYLLKEITCLVEWPNVLHGKFKKKFLNIPKYILIHILEKIQKYLIIYKKNNQITNHFIIISNLPSKKSEKIIQGNQIVLQAKLSDTVFFLKNDQYIPLKSYFILLKKIIFQEALGSMFHKTKRLIHLIQYITQYTKANLKNSTRAAFLSKCDLKTSIVYEYPELQGIAGMYYAKNSNEQHTIAISIKEQYQPTNSNKDISNNVISYTLSLTDKIDTIVGFFLINQIPKNNKDPFYLRRIALNIIQIILEKKININLYSLIKKTIDIYNINSLIYNPIHQIITFIITRLKRWYRKKYHFNIIESVLSVHKYNLVTIDTIIKLLFQYHNTKKLNNLIIIYKRISNLFKIMNMNDNKNYKINYSLIKNKKEKIIFIKTKYTDNILNIMIHKKKYHQALKTLFQFYNSINYFLNNISIQYSHPELKINRVTLLLIIKNFFKKITHFTKLSI
- the pheT gene encoding phenylalanine--tRNA ligase subunit beta — protein: MKLSEYSLCGWINCFLDMKKIYAQITVSGIEVESIHSIFGNYNNLFIGEIVSFFKHPIDSCMYIVQVDIKTKYIHVICRSSHIKKNMKVIVGIIGSTLSNGTVIKPFSTNYIVSEGLILRFKDLNIFTNKNHIIYLPHSAPLGIEFKDYLFYKDKIIKINNLPNRMDLLGSFGVAREICILNHLPLPKTLNISYALLNDNHCKVKIDDIIFRYSYRIIQGINLKIVTPIWMKEKLRRCSIKSVNIVVDIINYVFLELGHSLYVYSFLNNLHNIYVRYAKKNESIYLNNNRNIVLNSKNLVLSTKVNIISLLGNINFNDFPINLNNTNLFIGSIFIDPKLLIRSIYQLKLNNDDVVYNEYYVDPILQEQAVEYATNLFLNICGGCVSPILNYSSLKFHFYINKRIKLYLNHINKLIGYRIDTIIIYNLLQQMKYIIYMHDKFWYVIPPLWRLDICIEEDVISDIMKVYNFNSVVIAPLHVNNTTVQNYTQDYALKRVKYLLIDKGYHEVINYSFINPKIQKCMQPNKKSLSLINPMSIEMSCMRNSLWVGLIKNLLYHQNRQYDEVKFFESGVCFIPNQESRMGVDQNIFLSGIIGINGDKKSLYTYDDKFDFYNLKGDIESIFNVIGCLERIKFKKSIIPALHPKDSTTILLDDAVIGFLGSLNPVLVDKFNINYSVFLFEIFWFKIFYSNVQFIKNVSEFPYSKRDISIILAENILVNDVVIFCKKYFFDKIVDIKIFDIYQGDSIPNKKKSISLQFIFQDLLYTLHDKEIDYMLKCYLIYLRNEFSIFMRN
- the carB gene encoding carbamoyl-phosphate synthase large subunit yields the protein MPKRTDIKSILIIGAGPIIIGQACEFDYSGTQACKALKEEGYRIILVNSNPATIMTDPEIADSTYIEPIHWKTIKNIIKKEKPDAILPTMGGQTAINCTLKLYEKNILSDFNIKIIGANIKAIKKSEDRNLFQQSMKQIGLQTANCKIVNNIKDALRVVKKLGFPCIIRPSFTMGGTGGGIAYNKKEFTKICKKGLNLSPIKELLIDESLIGWKEYEMEVVRDCNNNCIIVCSIENFDPMGIHTGDSITVAPSQTLTDKEYQMMRNASIKILKEIGVETGGANVQFAINPKNGKMVVIEMNPRVSRSSALASKATGFPIAKVAAKLAIGYTLDELKNDITNGKIPISFEPTIDYVVTKIPKFNFEKFTQCNDRLTTQMKSVGEVMAIGKTFQESLHKAIIGLETQSHGFNSIINTYYIDTIKKIKYELKNPGSNRLWYIADAFRFGLSILEIYQLTFIDKWFLKQIFNLIKIENNIKNKKIYDLTYKYLKKIKSKGFSDFRISQLMNVSEEEIRTIRYNICLHPVFKRIDSCSAEFNTNTAYMYSTWEEQCEANPTINKKKIIILGSGPNRIGQGIEFDYCCVHAAQALQHENYETIMINSNPETVSTDYDISSRLYFEPINLENILEIYRKEKPKGIIIQFGGQTPLKLSKNFKKFNIPIIGTNYQSINKTEDRNEFQKIVKKIKLKQPENYTIHSIEEGIIYAEIIKYPIIVRPSYVLGGRFMQIVYNQKQLRKYFHTILAPSQKIPILLDQYLENATEIDVDIICDGEKVFLGGIMEHIEQAGIHSGDSACALPPYTLSKKIQNKIEKQMIKLTLELSILGLLNVQLAIKNNKIYIIEANPRASRTIPFISKSTGIPISKIAAKVITGKTLRKQGYDKKINLSHYFVKESILPFNKFPGIDPILGPEMRSTGEVMGIGKTFYQAFAKAILHSQKNIQNKKYALLSINNINYQHIINISCILIQLGFRVDITKQISTFFTMYNKNNETNTKKTNITNIQKNIKNKKYSYIIDTTTPNHTIKNTKLIRRLALENKIYYNTTIRASFATIMSITINPYHNPIKLQNLYKVSNIK
- the rplY gene encoding 50S ribosomal protein L25, with translation MLVIHGLIRLNIGTSSSRQLRKRNNKIPSVVYGKDQQTIYFSLDHDIIFNMQKKPQFYTDSMMLRIDSNKYLVCVKEVQKHCFKPKLLHIDFLYK